The window TCACATCGGCAATGTTGaggcgtgattaaccattcagtcaagcgaTTGCTCTGAAACACGCCCGGTTCTCTTTGACTTTCTTTATCAaacaaggggagagagagagagagagagagagagagagagagagagagagagagagagagagagagagagaatactacaaggcttgctgtgtcgtatcagatttacacgagttgttttttaaaatattgaactgcgagcgaaagcgagctgttcactatttaaaaaagcaacgagtgttaatctggtacgacacagcaagccatgtagtattctgtttatcctacatactgtacttacgtgtattttactgaaaatgtcctgcagtcgaggcagctaaattgaagacgcttgttttggaacctcgatctcttctaaagcctcgtgcaatctattacgtcaaagcaaagaaacgtcactctgaaagtgtggcgtgacgtgttagttctaaagattcatcgagggtaattagcgagcgcaatttttgtttctataatgacgtttgtctcggtgacattggcatcataagcagtggaaaaacaggtccctgccagacttgcttgacatgacctcatttacatgatatacacacgtgtgatttgaacgattattatctcacgggtgtctctctcacgtatgtaggataaagagagattcagattcagattccaAACTTTAATAcgaagggataaaggttttaggcgatgcctaatcttccaacctttatcaaacaatgtaaaaaaaaaaaattcaaacagaatgaggcagagcgatgttaagatatcaaataaccaaagggaagtaatcgctcttaatgcatacgacatgtgtaatagagtaagcgagagttgtacggaaccttttctcctggcacctgagagaataacaagcattcaaagtcgcttgttcatttcaatgcttgttattctctcaggtgccaggagaaaaggttccgtacaactctcgcttactctattacacatgtcgtatgcattaagagcgattacttccctttggttatttgatataatgtaaaaaaaaaattaaaaagagagagagagagagagagagagagagagagagagagagagagagagagagagagagagagagtgttataataagaagatagataagCTTGAGGCAAAATCTTTACTGGGGGGAAAGAAAGTCGCAAGGTGATGTCATAATCTCTCGCCTttcaaaatgacgtcatttacgTGTTGGcttaaaacagaaaacagaTCGGAGCTAATTCTCACCCTGCTCACTGGGATCAAAGTAATTCGCATGATTTCATTGCAACAGGTCGCCGACCACGTGTGGAGACACGCCGCTCGCCAATGATTGACCTACAAAGTCACGTGTAGTTTGTCCCAGTGTTTCCAAGAAAAAGCAGGTATTCCAAAACTCATgaaaacctgacagagttatttccgaacattctCTGTCCATCTAGTGAAAGCAGAACTGACACTTTCACATCAGCAAAACTATGAAAATACACAGTTACAAAACAATGCACAGATCTGACAAAAACACAGTTACAGAAACGTTTAGCTGCGTCTTATAAGACTATACACACTCCAAAAATATACATGAGACACTTTTAATTCAATGCAAGACAGTTAAGGTGACACTGACAACATGCCTCCATTTCCATAGCACATCACCGACGcaacatctttcgactttgttCAAATGTAATTGTCAAAACGTCACAACTAATGACGCAAAATCGAAGCATCTCGCTGACACCTCAGTATTGTCCTTAAATCTGTTCCAACGCCAGCAGACGATGATTAAGAAGGAGAGAAGGTGACGTCGACAATAGTTGTACCCTCTGTTCGCATGCCTTCGGTAATTTTCCCTATCAgcattgatttgtttgtttgtggtgatCTTCTGTTTCTGCCGAAACACTGGTCACGCTgtagaaaaaagaagacaaacacAATTTGCTTTCattcactcattcacacacacacacacacacacacacacacacacacacacacacacacacacacacacacacacacacactaacacactaacacacacacatacacacatacacatacacacacacacacatacacaaacatatacacacacatacacacatacacaaacatatacacacaaacacatacacacatacacacacacactcacacacacactaacacacacacacacacacacacacatacacacacacacactaacacacacacacacatacacactaccacacacacactaacacacagacacactaacacacaccaacacacacacacacaatcacacacacatacacacacagactaacacacacacacacactaccacacacactaacacacacacacactaacacacaccaacacacccacacacacgcacacacacactaacacacacacacacacacacacacacacacacacacacacacacacacacacacacacacacacacatagaatgAGAAGCAataacagccagccagccaaccaactaaccaaacAGCCAGCCAATTAGAATTACCTTGTAACAAGAAAAGTTGTTGATGGACGTATCGCAGAGACGGATGCTACACCGAAGGGAAAGGTCGAGAGTCGTGTTGGGCACCTTGAGTACTCGGAGCATCAGGAACTCTGTTCCTCTCTCGACACCATCGAACAACATCACGCCTATAGGATGGATTGGACATCTGCACACATCATAAGATCATATGACAAAGAGCCGTAAACAgtacatcatcatcatatcatcatcaccatcaccatcaccatcaccatcaccatcatcatcatcatcaggagcagcagcagcaacaacaactctGAGCATCAGATACATTGTGCCTCTCTCAACaccattcaacaacaacaacaacaacaacaacaacaacaacaacaacaacaacaacaacaacaacaacaacaacaacaacaacggcaacAGCAACACACAATCGAAAAAAAGCATCACGCCTTTAGGAAGGATTGGACATCTGCACACATcgtcatcttgaacacacggccagtaccgtgtaactggccttgacacggaacgatccaaggggggcaatctcagtcatctgaaagagggaaatccaaacgcaatccgccttgttcgattttatgggcttggacgatagagaaaaataagaaaagcaaaagctggagtccagtctggacgaaactgctatcaagaacgcagaattgattttttctgaggtttttattttagccgtaagcgccatttctcatttcgaatttctcataactgctgttcacaatgcggccgcagtgaaaccaacaaaggggcctcactctggaagagtttcctgctccgataaacatggcgcttacggctaaaaaaaactcagaaaaaatcaattctgcgttcttgatagcagtttcgtccagactggactccagcttttgcttttcttatttttctctatcgtccaagcccataaaatagaacaaggcggattgcgtttggatttcctctttcagatgactgagattgccccccttggatcgttccgtgtcaaggccagttacacggtactggccgtgtgttcaagatgcacACATCGTAAGATCAAATTACAAAGTGCCGTAAGCGGTCTAACAATgagaaaagaaacaagcaaatggaaacaaagcaaacactctctctcgcgcgctctctctctctctctcacacacacacacacatacacacacacacacacacacacatacacacacacacacacacacacacgcacgcacccacacacgcacacacccactcccccccccccccacacccacacccacatatCACAGCATCTTTTAACGTCCAGCATCGTTTATAAGACCTCCACAATCTCAGTTAAACTATAATGCCCTTCAGAAGTGCCCATGCAACTATCATCATCACCTCAAACTAAAAAGTTTTTAAATCGTTTTGAAAACTAAAGCTACCAACACAACTGTCTTACCCGTTTCTAACCACCTCAGTATTGTTTTCACCATTCGTGGCAATGCATTTCTCCACTTTCATCTCGTCCACGTTATctgaaagataaaaaaaaaaaaaaatcgtgggCTATTTATCTTGAACTGATTAATCATctgattgcttgcttgcttgatttgTTAACTTGACTAACAGATTGCATGGTTTCTATCTAGCAtcttggagagagagacagagagagacacagagatggagattggattggattgttttgGGGTGAACATACATACAATAACATGACGATCTTTCCACAcaaaaatcagagagagagagagagagagagagagagagagagagagagagagagagagagagagagagagagagagagagagagagagagagagagagagagagagagggaaggagagagagatagagagtgagagagaaaggggggtgtgggggtgcGTAAACAACTTTCTCACAAAGGATCGTGTTTAGAGGAACTGTTAGTATAGCTTGTCCttttataacaaacatttaaatattttaactttgttcatcttaccacagtcacttcgttgtttagattttttaaaaacatttaaacTACACGAGAAATACttgtggggaaaaaaagaaagaaattaatataaaaaaaagcaaaacgcTGAGAGATAACATAACAACGGAAAGGGAGAATGGACactgttcggaaataactctgttggatTTGTATTGGCTGTGAAAGAGTAAATACTCTTAcctttattgaggcaaacttttaTGTAACAATTAATATAATTTCAGTcattagcgaggggtgtgtctaaaacacgtggacaaggagaaCGTGTGGAAcgtttgcctcactaaaagcaagagaatTAAAATATGAGTTTTGGGAAGTACAGAAGAAGAGTGCTGGGCTCGTATGCAGGGGGCCGTTTGGGTGTTCAATGCTGTTCACCGACAAGTGCAGACGAGTCCGCCTGTATCAACCCATCGTGTTTATAGTTCTTGCCATGCTGGTGACAACATCGTTTCATACAAAACCTCGTTGTCTTGCAGACATAACAACAAAGAAGGGGAATTAAACTCACCGCTGTTTGGAATGTTGATGTCAAACTTGAACTCGACGTAGAACGGCCATTTGCTGGAGCCCGGCGGGACATAGGAGAACTGACTCGCCCCGATTTCTTTCAGATTCATTGAAATCTTCGGTCTGAATGCAATAAATATCAACAAAATGTCCACATTTGCCGTAAATTGAATTTTTGATTCGACTTAAATGCATGTAATCAATCTCTTTCTGAGGATGTATATCAAAAGATAGGAGATTCACCTTGATTGTGTATTTGAACTAGAGTTCTTTTAGTTTGTTCAAAAAGCACATGAAACTCCCATTTTATGCGAGTGATTTTGCAATAGTAGTCTTGAATTGTGTACCTAGAAAAATATGGCTGATCAAAGACAGGTGCTCAAACATGCATAACTATGTATTTTAAATTCTGATGTATAGCCTGCATTCAAGATAAAATCATTTTTATTGAGCGATGGTGGTCGAATGCTTTAGATACAACTATGAAGGAAATCGTTGCATGAAAAACCATCTTGGGTTTGGACACAGGCAGATCTCTCTGAAGGGTGTACCAGTGACTAAAAGCAACAGACTTGTTTCTCTGTTATTATAGCTATTACTCAGCTTTAAACCTGGGATTGCTCCTAAACCCAATATTATATATAAAATaaagagtaaaaaaaatctGTCTGATGTATAAAAGTTTCACTTTTATGTTTGCACTTATTCTGGTAGGCAGTTTCATTTACGCCAGCGAGCAGAACtttgagaaaagaagaaagaaaaaatcccAAACAAAAAGACTGTCAACGTTCCAATTTGgagaataaaaaacaagaaaggtaagttcaAGAACGaatgtttgttattgacaacacaTTACGTCACAttcacgaacacacatacacacgcacgcacgcacgcacgcacacacacacacacacacacacacacacacacacacacacacacacacacacacacacacactcaaatggAAAGATATGTGATTgtaaacagcacacacaaaaataaaccaaAAACGACGGAAGAATTCccacaaaaaataaacaagtcgcgtaaggcgaaattactacatttagtcaagctgtggaactcacagaatgaaagtgaacgtagtcctccgctagtgcaaaaggcagtaaaagtgacgagcctgtttggcgcggtagcggttgcgctgtgcttcacagcacgctttactgtacctctcttggttttaactttctgagcgtgtttttaatccaaacatatcatatctatatgtttttggaatcgggaaccgacaaggaataagatgaaagtgtttttaaattgatttcgaaaatttaattttgatcatagtttttatatttttaattttcagagcttgtttttaatccaaatataacatatttataggtttttggaatcaggaaatgatgtagaataagatgaacgtaaatttggatcgttttataaaatgtttttttttttacaattttcagatttttaatgacaaaagtcatcaattaatttttaagccaccaagctgaaatgcaataccgaagtccggccttcgtcgaatattgcttggccaaaatttcaatcaatttgattgaaaaatgagggtgtgacagtgccgcctcaacttttacaaaaatccggatatgacgtcatcaaagacatttatcgaaaaaatgaaaaaatatccggggatatcattcccaggaactctcatgtaaaatttcataaagatcggtccagtagtttagtctgaatcgctctacacacacacgcgcacagacagacagacagacacacagacacacacacacacacacacacacacacacacacacacacacgcacgcacgcacacacacacacatacacacacacatacaccacgaccctcgtctcgattccccctctacgtttaaacatttagtcaaaacttgactaaatgtaaaacaaaacttgactaaatgtaaaaataaagaagatactGACGGTGGATAATTAGGAGCAACACAGCTGACAGTGATGGCAGTGTCGGTAGGATAACGTCCCAGTCTGCTGTAATACACGTAGATCTGGCGTGTGTACGTCCTCCCTTCTGCCTGAAAataaagagatagacagagagtttTGAATCTCAAAGTACAGAAAAAAATTCCGTTTAAGACGAAAAAATCAGGATACGTTTAAGACGAAAGAATCAGTATCAGTTTAAGGCGAAGAAATCAGAACCCATCAAGATGACGAAGCCAACTCTCAGAAGAAGAATCTCAAGGTACCTACCGTCCGGTGGAAAATATTATGCACAACACAAAATCTCTCCAAGCTTTTACATATCCTAGTTTccacttgggtgtgtgtgtgtgtgtgtgtgtgtgcgtgcgtgcgtgtgtacgtgcgtgcgtttgtgtgtgtgtgtatgtatgtgttcgtgtgtgtgtgtgcgtgtgtgtgtgtgtgtgtgtgtgtgtgtgtgtgtgtgtgtgtgtgtatgtatgtgttcctgtgtgtgtgcctgcgtgagagcgtgtatgtctgtgtgtgcgagcATGCATGTgcgtgtttctgtctctctctgcttatTTGTGTTCCTGTGCTTGCgttcgtgcgttcgtgcgtgcgtgtgtgttttcattACTTTTAAGTGTTACTTGtctacttacttttttttttctttttttttctttaggagatcagacattgttaatcacacatgtgcgtgcgtttttttttgtttgtttttttatatcggaagtttttttattttttttattttttttaattataattttaagttattattgttttccttcagtcttatcactctttctctcagcttcacactcaatggacagtaaacagatcatggacaattttttttattttttttttatttacatttaccctctctctctctctagttgggcgcacgcgtgaatatgtgtttgtgtgaatgtaaagggcacattgtaagattaagcctatggcctaaaatgtctaccctttatgtgaataaaatgttctaagtctaagtctaagtctctctctctctctctctcctctctctctctctctttctcacacttgtctacacaacatctctctctctctctctctctctctctctctctctcctctctctctctctctttctcacacttgtccacacaacatctctctctctctctctctctctctctctctctctctctctctctctctctctctctctctctctctcacttgtcTACTTACCGTTTGTTTCACTAGAGTAGCATTGCCGTCGCAAGGATCATCGGTGTGTAGAAACTCCCTGGCAAACCCTTGCCACCCTCGTTTGCCATACCGCGCGCTCGTCGGATTGAATGTTGCCACTGGCAacaactgaaaaaataaaacagatgtACAGTGCACAGAGCCAGCAGGCTTAATTCTTGAAATCCGTCCAAGAACACAGTCTTCTTTTAAAACGTGGAAGTATCCACTTTAGAAGAACTTGCTTGATATGAAATCAGTTGAGTAAAGCAGTCTTCACATAAAACACAACCCATTCTCTTTTAGCGAACACGCTTAAAAAAGAAATCCGTTTAAGACAAGGAATCAGGATAGTTTAAGACGAAAGAATCAGCATCCATTAAAGATGAAGAAATCAGGATAGATTTAAGATGAAAAAAATCAGTATCCATTTAAGGTGAAAGAATCAGAATCCATTTAAGACAAAGAAATTAGGATACGTTTAAAACAAAAGGATCAGTAAATACGGTTAAAACGAAGAAATCAGGATACATTTAAGACGAAAGAATCAGTATACGTATAAGACGAATAAATCATCTGAATGGAACTGCACGATATAATTACAGACACTATAAGATGTTtcatgggttgttgacagaccagcttttttgtcggtcctcggggggcatatcgacttttgtttcatatttattcggccttggtcaataaatatgaaacaaaagacgatatgctccccctcggaccgacaaaaaagctggtctgtcaacaaaccaccaaacatcgtttttgtcatcattttggtagtgagaaaataagtgcacaatcaacccagggagccatgctttgaaacacgggttccgtgctgataaccacacgagtcccggtttgataaccactggcaatcaaagctggcgtgtgaaagcaactttctgtgtttttgagttcattaaatgttgggatgaatatgtcaggtttgaggatacacagttctgtaggttcatctcggtattccaccccctcggctttctgttgtaaatattaagctgagtgatcgaatgtggaagctacgtttggtcaaggtcacagaagatttgcgtcgtgcagcgaaggaaagaatcgcgatcttgtttccgattcagtacctctttgtttttcattagacctgtcattctgcttgctcggctttgttagatgtttgcatatcttgttgctattttctttgcttttattattgtttcttatttgtgcttcgtttatcgatacaacgtcttgtgcacgggtcaaaatgtgcatgtcaggggtcgttttacttgaacttgacgttcgtgtttctccgaacgtctgtgtatcgaaacacggATACACGCattccatgactctgtaagaagatacaacatatcgctaggtttcatttgtttttgatgaatgtatgacctttcatgaagtcggtttttttggtttacttttgccagtttgccagttcgtttttggaactttgcaaagcagtgtcgtgtcgtctgtttaggtctggggaaacaccaatgaaaagagccgaagaatccccgatcgtttctattgggtttgcctttgattatccatgtataaactgcttcctgcaactatggtaaccggggatttattgcctggggaacatgagatgtgtgaccctccaccacagaatgagtcgcatatcacctttgcatgatttcatattttacattttcctacagagttttttatgctctatccagtggcgaaaaccgttttagaaaagagcaaaaactggttgagttataagcctgtgactaaggtgaccctcacactgttaccagacactccccggacttatattaagcctagcgcagaaccgctcgaggtgacatgcgactcatttcgtggtggagggtcacatttatttCCCacgtgcttgtgaatgaaaactcgtgaaaatgatgacaaatctACTTACCGGACAAGAAGACACAGACATTTCTGGTATAGTAATATCCTTGAATGCGGCTTCACTGTAGCCGTATGGTAAAATATTCACCGCCATCTTGTCGTAGGTACAGTCGACAAAAACTGTAGACAACATGGACACAGAGAACAACACAATCATCTATATTGGTTAAAGAATgaacgttttataaaaatacAATACAAGGTATCTACAAGCAGCTCGGCCATCGGTTTTTAAAGTGAATGAACACGATACACAATAGACTCATAATCCTGAAAGGATGAGTTGAAAATTAATCTCTGTTATAGTTTCCTTTCTCAAAAGATGGTAGAGAAGCAGATAAAGggtttattgaaatattgacATAATTGAGCACAACGATCTACTTGTAAAAATGACCTGTTGCATATAATATTCTGTGATTGAAAAACAAATTCAGTTCTGTACCTTTCATGCATACTAAAGAATTGGTCTAGCCTCAAGATACACTAGTCACGAATGAGCTGAGATTGAAAAAAACATAACACAACGAACATGTTgaagaataaaaagaaaaagccAAAGCCGAAGCCGAAgtagaagcagaagcagaagcagaagcagaagcagaagcagaagaagaagcagaagaagaagaagaagaagcagaagaagaagaagaagaagaagaagcagaagaagaagaagaagcagaagaagaagaagaagaagaagaagaagaagcagaagaagaagaagaagaagcagaagaagaagcagaagaagaagaagaagaagaagaagaagaagaagaagaagaagaagaagcagaagcagaagcagaagaagcagaagaagcagcagaagaagcagcagaagcagaagcagaagcagaagaagaagcagaagaagaagcagaagaagaagcagaagaagaagcagaagcagaagcagaagaagaagcagaagaagcagaagaagaagcagaagaagaagaagaagaagaagaagaagaagaaagtaaaacaacaaaagcaacaacaacgacaaaaacaacataaCAGAAAACGAGAAAAACAACACATCTGCTTTCCTATTTTCCATTCGACTCCTAACAACGTTTATCAtaccaaaaaaaacaccacagttTTAAAATTACAAGTAACATAGTCATAGGAGACCACATACCCATTTTGTGTTCACATCGGTCACCATAGTAACCATCAGGACATGCGCAGGCAGGTACAATGCCTTCATTATAGCATTCTCCCCTCAAACATCGGCTGTCGGAGGGGCATTGAGCTTTCACTGGAAATAAGAAAGAACAAATGAAAACGGAAATTCGGAAAAGAAAAATCTCAACAGAATGTAAATGCAGTCACACTCGTTCCACAATTCTGATTAAAAGACATGCTTTTCGTGTAGTGTAGCATAAGGCAGTGTACGAGTAGTGTATGCTCATAGCTTTTGTGTCAACCAGCTTAATGTACCTATTCTTTTATTTACCTCTTTGGGTTTTTAATGAACGCTCGCTTGTCTTGCCTTACCGTTACACCAGCATAAAATAAGTACATACAAAACAGTACTATTCGCTTGCTTCAGCACACCGCAGGCCGACCTTACCAGCGGTACATTTACACGTGTTGGTGACGTCATGGCAGGAACAACGAATTAacttccacacacacaacaaaacaacttGCTTGCCTTCAGTACGCTGCTGACCGACCACGCCAACTTTCCACCACACTTGTGGGAGACACCGTTAAGTGATGTTAACACGGCCGATTTCCAACGAACTTCCAACCAAATGTCATCACGTATAAGTCGCTCAACAGTTGCTGAGGCGAGACAGTGGCCATTTTGACAGTCCCAGCAATTTAGCAGCGCTTCTCAAGCCTATGTGCAGAAAGTCTCCAGGCAACTTCAACTGTGGGTTAAAATTAATGCTGTCCACACTTGAGAAATTCACAACCAACTTTGTTTGAACAAAAGTTGCCCGAAAGTCGGTTATAAATAGGTTGAAATTCAGCTAACACTTTACTAGAACAacacaagaaattcctctgaggtaggaaaaacacccccgtcaaagggaaataac of the Littorina saxatilis isolate snail1 linkage group LG14, US_GU_Lsax_2.0, whole genome shotgun sequence genome contains:
- the LOC138947522 gene encoding uncharacterized protein, which translates into the protein MVFVDCTYDKMAVNILPYGYSEAAFKDITIPEMSVSSCPLLPVATFNPTSARYGKRGWQGFAREFLHTDDPCDGNATLVKQTAEGRTYTRQIYVYYSRLGRYPTDTAITVSCVAPNYPPPKISMNLKEIGASQFSYVPPGSSKWPFYVEFKFDINIPNSDNVDEMKVEKCIATNGENNTEVVRNGCPIHPIGVMLFDGVERGTEFLMLRVLKVPNTTLDLSLRCSIRLCDTSINNFSCYKRDQCFGRNRRSPQTNKSMLIGKITEGMRTEGTTIVDVTFSPS